Below is a window of Deltaproteobacteria bacterium DNA.
GCGCATGGCCCGGATGATGACCAATGCGGCGTAGCCGCCTGGCCCGAGGCCCCAAAGTGAAGGCCGCCAACCCGAGCGAACGGGCGACAGCCTCCACGAACGTACTTTCTCAGCAGCCTGCTAGACAAAGGCTTCCACATCAGACTCAGGCCAAGCTGAAACAGTCTCCGCCTGAGCTCGTCAGCGAATCGCCCGGCGGCGCATAGAACGAGGAGCCGGTGCTGAACCGCGTCGAAGCCTTCAGCCGCCGTCAGCGACGGTACCGCCATCTCCGAGACCGCAGACACATGCCGTGCAGCCGTGCGGCTCGAGGTATGGCGAGCACCCGTTGCTGCACGGCGACGGCGACGGGCACGCGATCTCCTGGCAAGCGCCACCGACGCACTGTTCCTGCCAATCGCAGTTCGCGTCGCTGTCGCACGGCCAGCCTGGGCACGGGCCGCCGTCCGAGACGACGACGCACCAACCTTGGGTGGACGAGCCAAACGTCAGGCACGCGTAGCCGACGTGCCAGCACGGACTCCCGTTGAGATCGCAGCCACCAATCCCGGCGTCGCTCCAACGGAGCACGTCGCTCAGGTCAGGCAGCTCTTCGCTGCAGCTCCCGGTCACAGGCCCCGCGTCTCCTGGACCCGCATCGTCCTCTCCACTGCCGGCATCGACGCCGCCTGCGTCCACGGCGCCCGCATCAACGAGGCCCGCATCGATCGGTCCAGGAATCCGGACGGGCTCGACCGTACCCAGCCCTTGCAGCACGGCCTGCACCTGCGACGCGCCGAATGCAGTCGCGACCAGCGCGCTCGCACCGCCGGTTTCCGCGAGCTCCACCTCGACGCCCTCCGCCGAGCCGTTGATGGGCAAGGTCACCGTCGCCGGATGGGACAAGGTGAGCTCAGGGGAGATCGAATAGGCCGGACCGGCGGCTGAGGTTCCGGGAAGCGGCGTGAGCGGTTGCACCGCCGTCATGGTGATGGAGGTGTCGGTCGAGAGCGCGCCGGCCGGTATGGAAAGCGAAGCCCTGCCATCGCTCGAGGTGACGAGCCCACCGCCAGGGCCGATCGGCGAGACGGGTTGTGGATCGTGGCTGGCCTGGAAGCATGCCGCCAAGCCGAGGGCCAGCAGTGACGTGACGCGCGGAGCCATCGAAGTACCGCCTGGAGCGGGTCCGTCTCTGGGTGCGTCTCTTGGGACGGAGCTTCAAGGAAAGTTCGAACTCCCGATTCTCCCAGTCACTGCGTCGGCCTCGCCCTGCGCACGGTGTGGTCTGCCCATCGGCTGGACGGTTCGGCGTACACTCATTCCGTGAAGGACGAGGGGAGACCACCAGCGCCGCTGCGGCTGGAGCGTGCCTACCGCACCGTGATTCACGCGAGTCGGGCCCTGCTGCGCGGCACCGGCGAGGCAGAGGTGGCCGCTGCGATCTGCCAGATCGCCGTGGAGGTCGCCGGTTATCGGTTCGCATGGGTCGGCTATGCGGAGCACGACCGGGAGCGCACCCTCCGGCCCGTCGCTCAATTTGGATTCGACCACGGCTACCTCGAGAGCCTGAACTTGACCTGGGGTGACGGCCCGCGCGCCAACGGGCCATCTGCGACGGCCATCCGGACCGGGCAGGTGCAGGTGACCCAGCAGTTGGCCACCGACCCGCGCTTCACGCCATGGCGGGCTCACGCCTTGGCCAGGGGCTACGGTTCATCGGTGGCCCTGCCACTCCAGAACGGCGGAGACGCGTTCGGAACCTTGAACCTCTACGCGCCAGAGCCGAATGCGTTCGACGACGAGGAGTTGGCCCTGCTCGGGCTTCTCAGCGAAGACCTCGCGCAGGCCATCCTGCGGGCCCGGGGCAAGCTGCAGCTCTCCCGGCTGCAGCAGAGGCTGGAGCGCGCGGAACGCCTGGACGCGGTGGGACGAACTGCAGCGGTGCTGTCCCACGACATGAACAACGCGCTGGCCGCGGCGCTCGGCACCCTGGAGCTGCTGGGTCGAAAGCTGCCGCATGAGCTCGATGGCGCCTTCCGCGACGCCCGGAGCGCTCTGGATGAGGCCGTGACCCTCAACAAGCGAATCCAGGACTTCGCTCGC
It encodes the following:
- a CDS encoding GAF domain-containing protein; the encoded protein is MKDEGRPPAPLRLERAYRTVIHASRALLRGTGEAEVAAAICQIAVEVAGYRFAWVGYAEHDRERTLRPVAQFGFDHGYLESLNLTWGDGPRANGPSATAIRTGQVQVTQQLATDPRFTPWRAHALARGYGSSVALPLQNGGDAFGTLNLYAPEPNAFDDEELALLGLLSEDLAQAILRARGKLQLSRLQQRLERAERLDAVGRTAAVLSHDMNNALAAALGTLELLGRKLPHELDGAFRDARSALDEAVTLNKRIQDFARQSSSRSGRQRLHLDDALRELEPRLRRLLPDAVLLHVQQGASSAWVRMDRTTLERLLTNFVVNARDAMPEGGTITVQTGVQELRHPLPEQLVGLEPGRYVAIKVIDTGTGIASENMERLFEPFFTTKGTLGTGLGLPSAYGIVRQAGGAISVVSELGKGSTFEVLLPLQHEGD